In a genomic window of Bordetella petrii:
- a CDS encoding heavy metal response regulator transcription factor: protein MKILVIEDERKLAEYLKRALSEHNYVVDIAMDGISGLHLAQETQYDLILLDVMLPGRDGFSVLAELRKGDRVPILMLTARDKLEDRVRGLQDGADDYLAKPFALSELLARVLALSRRQSNSVIEPNRQNVLKVGDLELDLLRRRASRGGVRLDLTAKEFTLLALLMKKQGQVLSRLDLAEQVWDINFNSNTNVVEVAVRRLRGKVDDPFPTKLLHTVRGMGYVLEPREI, encoded by the coding sequence TTGAAAATATTGGTCATTGAGGACGAGCGAAAGCTCGCGGAATATCTCAAGCGCGCGCTTTCCGAACATAACTACGTCGTCGATATTGCAATGGATGGTATTAGCGGACTTCATCTAGCCCAGGAGACGCAGTACGACTTGATTCTTCTAGACGTAATGTTGCCTGGACGAGATGGCTTTTCGGTATTGGCGGAATTGCGAAAAGGCGATCGGGTCCCTATCCTGATGCTTACCGCACGCGACAAGCTGGAGGATCGTGTTCGAGGGCTGCAAGATGGTGCTGACGACTACCTGGCAAAACCTTTCGCGCTTTCAGAATTATTGGCACGCGTGCTTGCGCTGAGTCGACGCCAGAGTAACTCAGTTATCGAGCCGAACCGCCAAAATGTGCTAAAGGTCGGCGATCTGGAGCTCGATCTGTTACGCCGCAGGGCGTCGCGTGGAGGCGTGCGCCTTGATCTCACGGCCAAGGAGTTCACCTTGCTGGCACTGTTAATGAAGAAACAGGGCCAAGTCTTGTCACGCTTGGACCTGGCGGAGCAAGTGTGGGACATTAACTTCAACAGTAATACGAATGTAGTCGAAGTGGCAGTACGCCGACTGCGCGGCAAGGTTGATGACCCTTTTCCAACAAAACTCCTCCATACAGTACGCGGTATGGGATACGTACTTGAACCACGGGAAATTTGA
- a CDS encoding TrbC/VirB2 family protein, protein MKSVSSPTYVPAFRDQALAFAHRFGGLLLLFAVGALHAAGSSMPWEAPLQSILESVQGPVARIVAVIIIIVTGLTLAFGDTNGGFRRLIQIVFGLSIAFAASSFFLSFFSFSGGALI, encoded by the coding sequence ATGAAGTCGGTCTCGTCACCAACTTATGTACCCGCATTCCGCGACCAGGCTTTGGCTTTTGCGCATCGCTTTGGCGGGCTGTTGTTGCTCTTTGCCGTGGGCGCGCTGCACGCGGCCGGTTCCAGCATGCCGTGGGAAGCCCCGCTGCAATCCATTCTGGAATCGGTGCAGGGGCCGGTGGCGCGCATCGTCGCGGTCATCATCATTATCGTGACCGGGCTCACGCTGGCGTTTGGCGATACGAACGGCGGATTTCGTCGGCTGATTCAGATCGTGTTCGGCCTGTCCATTGCCTTTGCGGCCTCGTCGTTCTTTCTGTCGTTCTTCTCCTTCTCGGGCGGCGCGCTGATATGA
- a CDS encoding LysR family transcriptional regulator, translated as MRTKYLKCFLVLAEEQHYHRAAERLNVAQPLLSLAIKRLEAELGLQLFIRTQRSTQITEAGRRLVPDARRVLDTYAELQRNASSVTQAVQRRIRLGLSGMTLGLAHPRLDALLAHMRMRLADIDLYVTEHQYGPLIRGLRDGTLDAGIVMGSVRVEDLVIQHLWYDPMWAVVPATHPLAQTEIVTRKALKSCSLIVCHPENDDGASDQLRAVIAQAIAEPHIAQYASSIPGMLSMVAAGFGISFIAQSQIARNPRKDVRYLPIEQCEATFCTSALYHAGGLRPEDRRFFEAVRDFLGTTADGDALADTH; from the coding sequence ATGAGAACGAAATACCTCAAATGCTTTCTGGTGCTGGCCGAGGAACAACACTATCACCGGGCGGCCGAACGATTGAACGTGGCCCAGCCGTTGCTGTCGCTGGCGATCAAACGCCTGGAGGCCGAACTGGGTTTGCAACTATTTATCCGCACGCAACGCAGCACGCAGATTACTGAAGCCGGACGCCGACTGGTGCCTGATGCGCGCCGGGTGTTGGATACGTACGCCGAGTTGCAACGCAACGCTTCCAGCGTCACGCAGGCCGTGCAGCGTCGTATCCGCTTGGGGCTGTCCGGCATGACGCTCGGCCTGGCGCATCCCCGGCTCGATGCCTTGCTGGCTCACATGCGCATGAGGCTTGCCGATATTGATCTCTACGTGACTGAGCATCAATATGGCCCGCTGATTCGGGGTTTGCGCGACGGCACGCTTGATGCGGGCATAGTAATGGGCAGCGTGCGTGTTGAGGATCTGGTAATCCAACACCTATGGTACGACCCGATGTGGGCGGTGGTACCGGCCACGCATCCCCTGGCTCAGACCGAGATCGTTACGCGCAAGGCGCTGAAGTCATGCAGCCTGATTGTCTGTCATCCCGAGAATGATGATGGGGCGAGTGACCAATTGCGCGCGGTCATTGCCCAAGCCATCGCGGAGCCGCATATCGCGCAATACGCATCGAGTATTCCGGGCATGCTGTCGATGGTGGCAGCGGGCTTTGGCATCAGCTTTATCGCACAATCCCAGATCGCACGTAATCCGCGCAAGGACGTGCGTTACCTGCCGATCGAACAGTGCGAGGCGACGTTTTGTACCTCGGCGCTGTATCACGCCGGTGGTTTGCGTCCGGAAGACCGGCGCTTCTTTGAAGCGGTGCGTGACTTTCTTGGTACAACTGCTGACGGCGACGCATTGGCCGATACGCACTGA
- the trbB gene encoding P-type conjugative transfer ATPase TrbB: MMRDTDASKAAARERSVQMLRTAFGPAIIEALDDPDIGEVMLNPDGRIWVDRLRSGREPTGVSLSPADAERIIRLVAACVQAEVHRERPLLSARLPLHGERFEGVLPPVVYAPSFSIRKHAVGVFTLDDYVRDDILQTGHAVFLRGAVRDRLNIVIAGGTSSGKTTFANALLDEIADGGDRILILEDTVELQCRNEDRVQLCTLPGAASMADLVRSTLRQRPDRIIVGEVRGAEALDLLKAWGTGHPGGIATLHANSAYGALLRLEQLTLEASSQPPRALIAEAVNVIVFLDGRGAARRVREIARVTGLEGERYVLDPIPLTFGESP, translated from the coding sequence ATGATGCGTGACACCGACGCCAGCAAAGCCGCCGCGCGCGAGCGTAGTGTGCAGATGCTGCGCACGGCGTTCGGCCCGGCCATCATCGAAGCCCTGGATGATCCAGACATCGGCGAAGTCATGCTCAATCCGGATGGCCGTATTTGGGTGGATAGGCTGCGTAGCGGCCGCGAGCCGACGGGTGTGTCGCTCTCGCCGGCCGATGCCGAACGCATCATCCGATTAGTTGCCGCATGCGTACAGGCCGAGGTCCACCGTGAACGGCCGCTCCTGTCGGCGCGCTTGCCGCTACACGGCGAACGGTTCGAGGGGGTGTTGCCGCCGGTGGTCTACGCGCCGTCCTTCAGCATCCGCAAGCATGCGGTGGGGGTGTTCACGTTGGACGACTACGTGCGTGACGATATTTTGCAGACCGGACACGCGGTCTTCTTGCGCGGGGCCGTGCGCGATCGCTTGAACATCGTCATCGCCGGTGGCACCAGCTCGGGCAAGACTACATTTGCCAACGCGTTGCTCGACGAAATCGCCGATGGCGGCGACCGCATCCTGATTCTCGAAGATACCGTGGAATTGCAATGCCGCAACGAGGACCGCGTGCAGCTTTGTACGTTGCCGGGCGCGGCATCAATGGCCGATCTGGTGCGCTCGACGCTACGCCAGCGGCCCGATCGCATCATCGTGGGCGAAGTGCGCGGTGCTGAAGCGCTGGATCTGCTCAAAGCCTGGGGCACCGGCCATCCGGGCGGCATCGCCACGCTGCACGCCAATTCCGCCTACGGCGCGCTGCTGCGCCTGGAACAGCTCACGCTCGAAGCCTCCAGCCAGCCGCCGCGCGCGCTGATTGCCGAGGCCGTCAACGTCATCGTTTTCCTGGATGGCCGGGGCGCCGCCCGGCGCGTGCGCGAGATCGCGCGCGTAACGGGTCTGGAGGGCGAGCGCTACGTACTCGATCCCATCCCGCTTACTTTCGGAGAATCCCCATGA
- a CDS encoding conjugal transfer protein TraG, which yields MADKAAAAHTGVLFGQIVVVCTVAGACVWAGTQYTAAALGYSPRLGPPAGYIGSLPVYYPWQLFMWWYAYEAYAPDVFIRGGVIASMGGVLGAGTAVMMSVHRARQAKRVTTYGSARWAERDDIEKAGLLKPAGVFLGRLGGDAPTYLRHDGPEHIMAIAPTRSGKGVGLVVPTLLTWRGSCVVHDIKGENWTLTAGWRAHFSHCLYFNPTSPKSAAYNPLLEVRQGIHEVRDVQNIADILVDPEGMLERRSHWEKTSHSLLVGTILHVLYAERDKTLRGVAAFLSDPARPFEITLRAMLSTRHLDDGPHPVVASAAREVLNKSENERSGVLSTAMSFLGLYRDPTVATVTERCDWRIADLISAQHPVSLYLVVPPSDISRTKPLVRLLLNQIGRRLTESLDGSDGIARLRDLLLMLDEFAALGRLDFFESALAYMAGYRLRAYLIAQSLNQIEKAYGPNNSILDNCHVRVVFSSNDERTAKRVSDSLGTATELRAQRNYAGHRLAPWLGHLMVSRQETARPLRTPGEIMQLPDTDQIVMLSGQPPIQAKKLRYYEDGNFTRRVLRSPVLRENGYADKPAARPDDWSGRALPPVLPVSSDTDTSGLNEDGGLQIRPELDMLPTAAPLELEPDLASMEEDDGPPLPVEPDRRLQRSARLAALDPDDGIPL from the coding sequence ATGGCGGACAAAGCAGCGGCAGCGCATACGGGCGTGTTATTCGGGCAGATCGTGGTGGTATGCACGGTAGCCGGTGCATGCGTCTGGGCCGGCACGCAATACACGGCCGCCGCGCTCGGCTATTCGCCGCGCCTGGGCCCGCCGGCTGGGTACATAGGCAGCCTGCCGGTCTACTACCCCTGGCAGCTCTTTATGTGGTGGTATGCCTACGAGGCTTATGCGCCGGACGTGTTCATACGCGGCGGCGTGATCGCGTCAATGGGCGGCGTACTGGGTGCTGGCACCGCTGTGATGATGTCGGTGCACCGCGCGCGTCAGGCCAAGCGCGTGACCACGTATGGTTCGGCGCGCTGGGCCGAGCGCGACGATATAGAGAAGGCCGGGCTGCTTAAACCTGCTGGCGTGTTTCTGGGCAGGCTCGGCGGCGATGCGCCGACCTATCTGCGCCACGATGGCCCGGAGCACATCATGGCGATCGCACCGACCCGTTCCGGTAAAGGGGTGGGCCTGGTCGTGCCCACCTTGCTGACGTGGCGCGGATCGTGCGTGGTGCACGACATCAAGGGCGAGAACTGGACGCTCACTGCGGGTTGGCGTGCACACTTCTCGCATTGTTTGTACTTCAACCCCACCAGTCCGAAATCGGCCGCGTACAACCCGTTGCTCGAAGTGCGCCAGGGCATCCATGAAGTGCGCGATGTGCAGAACATCGCCGATATTCTGGTTGATCCCGAGGGCATGCTGGAGCGCCGTAGCCATTGGGAAAAAACGTCTCATTCACTACTGGTCGGCACCATTCTGCACGTGCTGTACGCCGAGCGCGACAAGACGCTGCGCGGTGTGGCGGCATTCTTGTCGGACCCGGCGCGTCCCTTCGAGATAACCTTACGCGCCATGCTGAGCACGCGGCATCTGGACGATGGCCCGCATCCGGTGGTGGCATCGGCAGCACGCGAAGTGCTCAACAAATCGGAGAACGAACGGTCGGGCGTGTTGAGTACCGCTATGTCGTTCCTCGGACTGTATCGCGACCCCACGGTGGCGACCGTGACCGAGCGATGCGACTGGCGCATCGCCGATCTCATCAGCGCTCAACATCCGGTATCGCTTTATTTGGTCGTGCCGCCGTCGGACATTTCGCGCACCAAACCGCTGGTCAGGCTCTTGCTCAATCAGATTGGCCGCCGTCTGACCGAGTCGCTGGATGGCTCCGATGGCATTGCGCGCCTGCGCGACCTGCTGCTGATGCTGGACGAGTTCGCCGCGCTGGGCCGGTTGGACTTTTTCGAGTCGGCGCTGGCCTATATGGCGGGCTATCGGCTGCGCGCGTACCTGATTGCGCAAAGCCTGAACCAGATCGAAAAAGCGTATGGCCCCAACAACTCGATTCTGGATAACTGCCACGTGCGCGTCGTGTTTTCATCGAACGATGAGCGCACCGCCAAGCGCGTGTCCGATTCGTTGGGCACGGCGACTGAGCTGCGCGCTCAGCGCAACTATGCGGGCCACCGGCTCGCGCCGTGGCTGGGACATTTGATGGTGTCGCGGCAGGAAACGGCCCGACCGCTGCGCACACCCGGCGAGATCATGCAGTTGCCGGACACGGACCAGATTGTGATGCTGTCCGGCCAGCCGCCCATCCAGGCCAAGAAGCTGCGCTACTACGAAGACGGCAATTTCACACGACGGGTATTGCGTTCCCCCGTGTTACGCGAGAACGGTTATGCCGACAAGCCCGCCGCCCGTCCCGACGATTGGAGTGGGCGCGCACTGCCGCCCGTGCTACCCGTATCGTCTGACACCGATACCTCGGGCCTGAACGAGGACGGTGGTTTGCAGATCCGCCCGGAACTGGACATGCTGCCGACTGCCGCGCCGCTGGAGCTCGAACCTGATCTGGCGTCGATGGAAGAAGATGACGGTCCGCCGTTGCCCGTAGAACCCGATCGGCGGCTGCAACGCTCGGCACGACTGGCGGCGCTGGACCCAGACGACGGGATACCGCTATGA
- a CDS encoding porin — protein MKKTILLAASAATFSAAAVHAETSVTLYGLIDTGIGYAKVDGSYTNPNTGAKADVNASRIGATTGQTAGSRWGLRGKEDLGDGLYATFRLESGFDSTNGESSQGGRLFGREATVGLGSADWGEVRLGRQYNVASRMMGSLFGNQFGGFTQLTTGAGLGFSGSNWVRYDNLALYESPSFGGFRLSAGYSFNANDLSAAQSGFATADNTRAITSGLSYNNGPLLAFIAYEQLNASNKLSNAQTSATPRSFTVGAAYDFEVLKLIAAYERATDGWFAGKGLPSGANINGFQGTPSNAFVDGFSTNSYLLGVAVPLGGASSMFGSWQRVDPNNSDLTGGDSTSNTFALGYSYKLSKRTNIYAAGSYTKNFAFQSDAKATEAIIGLRHVF, from the coding sequence GTGAAAAAAACTATTCTCTTGGCTGCTTCCGCAGCTACCTTCTCGGCTGCCGCCGTGCACGCCGAGACATCGGTAACCCTTTATGGCCTCATCGACACTGGTATCGGATATGCCAAGGTCGACGGTTCCTATACGAATCCCAATACGGGCGCCAAGGCTGATGTGAACGCAAGCAGGATCGGTGCCACAACTGGCCAGACTGCGGGTTCGCGTTGGGGCTTGCGTGGCAAAGAGGACCTGGGGGATGGGCTTTATGCTACGTTTCGACTCGAGTCTGGCTTCGATTCGACCAACGGCGAATCTAGCCAAGGCGGTCGCCTGTTCGGTCGTGAAGCCACTGTAGGTCTGGGAAGCGCCGATTGGGGAGAAGTGCGCCTCGGCCGCCAATACAACGTCGCCAGCCGCATGATGGGTAGCCTATTCGGTAATCAATTCGGCGGATTCACTCAATTGACTACCGGAGCTGGTCTTGGTTTCAGTGGATCGAATTGGGTTCGTTATGACAACCTGGCGTTGTATGAAAGCCCGTCGTTTGGCGGTTTTCGCCTATCGGCAGGGTACTCCTTCAATGCCAACGATCTTTCGGCGGCTCAATCTGGCTTTGCTACGGCAGACAATACTCGAGCCATCACCAGCGGTTTGAGCTACAACAATGGCCCCCTTCTTGCATTTATTGCATACGAACAGCTGAATGCCTCCAACAAACTCAGCAATGCACAGACAAGTGCCACGCCACGCTCATTTACTGTCGGCGCAGCATATGATTTTGAAGTCTTGAAGTTAATCGCTGCCTATGAACGCGCAACAGACGGTTGGTTCGCCGGAAAGGGGCTCCCGTCCGGCGCAAACATCAATGGCTTCCAAGGAACACCATCGAATGCCTTCGTTGATGGATTCAGTACGAACTCGTACCTGCTCGGTGTTGCGGTTCCGCTGGGCGGGGCCAGCAGCATGTTCGGCTCGTGGCAGCGTGTTGATCCGAACAATAGTGATCTGACCGGCGGGGATTCGACGAGCAATACGTTTGCATTGGGCTATTCCTACAAGTTGTCAAAGCGGACTAACATATACGCAGCCGGGTCGTATACGAAGAATTTCGCGTTCCAAAGCGACGCTAAAGCAACTGAAGCGATTATCGGTTTGCGACACGTATTCTAA
- a CDS encoding DUF4148 domain-containing protein, with product MKNSLNILFVMLTIAVGPQAIAQVNPSTNARTPVNVSSEHDLTRAEVKADLAVWKRAGMDRFWNKSVTPDIYSREYKMAQAEYLRMRNGPEYQEELQRLQQ from the coding sequence ATGAAAAACTCTTTGAATATTCTTTTTGTGATGTTGACGATTGCCGTTGGCCCACAGGCGATTGCGCAGGTGAATCCGTCGACCAACGCTCGAACACCAGTCAATGTATCCTCCGAGCATGATCTGACGCGCGCAGAAGTCAAAGCTGACTTGGCCGTCTGGAAGCGCGCCGGAATGGATCGCTTCTGGAACAAATCGGTCACTCCTGACATTTACAGTCGTGAGTACAAAATGGCACAAGCAGAGTACTTGCGAATGCGCAATGGCCCAGAGTATCAAGAAGAGCTGCAACGACTGCAACAGTAA
- a CDS encoding heavy metal sensor histidine kinase has product MAIRPRRSLRRWLSWWLVLQTFAALGLVCIVVYGSVYLNLLARQETLLEQKKGVIVHLVDEFASFGDFSHLEHKLTDFFYGKSEFSLRLKINGKLMTYGEHEPALSPRDIKQTTFTLTMPQQPGVQMEAELLLDISPDIQLLTILAWTLFACALGGALLVSMIGDVLVRRALFPLHDVGRQAEMLSPHRIGERLDESGLAEELQPLVRQFNQVLQRVERAYVQMEGFNADVAHELRTPLATLIGETELALSTRMSRTGLQETLGSNLEELQRMSGIVNDMLFLSQADRGAAARTTRVCNLRELVYEVLAYHEAEAFEAKVSFMVVGDKSAAVDRTLFQRAVSNLVSNAVRFALPDTQIQVRIEERDEGQMGVTVRNIGDPISTEHLPRLFHRFYRLDSSRASNAMHHGLGLAIVAAIARMHGGQTYASSDHISTTIGFSIDGSRSMDA; this is encoded by the coding sequence ATGGCGATTCGTCCTAGAAGATCGTTAAGACGATGGCTATCGTGGTGGCTGGTGCTTCAAACATTTGCCGCCTTAGGTCTGGTATGCATAGTTGTATATGGTTCCGTGTACCTAAACCTTTTGGCTCGGCAGGAGACCTTGCTTGAGCAAAAGAAGGGGGTAATCGTTCACCTAGTAGACGAGTTTGCTTCTTTTGGTGATTTCTCCCATTTGGAGCACAAATTAACGGATTTTTTCTATGGCAAATCTGAATTTAGTCTTCGGCTGAAAATCAATGGCAAGCTCATGACCTATGGTGAGCATGAGCCGGCATTGAGTCCCAGAGATATTAAGCAGACGACCTTCACGCTTACCATGCCTCAGCAGCCTGGAGTGCAAATGGAGGCAGAGCTCCTGTTAGACATATCACCCGACATACAACTCCTAACCATACTGGCGTGGACCCTATTCGCCTGCGCGCTTGGCGGCGCGTTGCTTGTCTCGATGATTGGAGATGTACTGGTTCGCCGAGCCTTGTTTCCGCTTCATGATGTTGGGCGGCAAGCTGAGATGCTATCGCCACACAGAATTGGTGAGCGTCTTGATGAAAGCGGTCTTGCCGAAGAACTGCAGCCGCTAGTGCGGCAGTTCAACCAAGTACTACAGCGTGTTGAGCGAGCGTATGTCCAAATGGAAGGCTTCAATGCGGATGTGGCTCACGAGCTACGTACCCCGTTGGCAACACTGATTGGCGAAACGGAGTTGGCGTTATCAACGCGGATGTCACGGACCGGGCTTCAAGAGACTTTGGGCTCAAACTTGGAAGAGTTACAGCGCATGTCGGGTATCGTTAACGATATGCTCTTTCTATCACAGGCGGATCGTGGCGCAGCCGCGCGCACAACTCGGGTGTGCAACCTGCGCGAGCTCGTATACGAAGTACTCGCTTATCATGAAGCAGAAGCTTTTGAGGCAAAAGTATCTTTCATGGTTGTCGGAGACAAGTCTGCGGCTGTCGACAGAACGCTATTCCAGCGGGCGGTTTCGAATCTTGTCTCCAACGCGGTGCGCTTTGCCCTCCCAGATACCCAAATTCAGGTTCGCATCGAGGAGAGGGACGAAGGACAAATGGGGGTCACTGTAAGAAATATCGGTGATCCAATCAGTACAGAGCATTTGCCTCGCCTCTTTCACCGCTTCTATCGGCTGGACTCGTCCCGGGCCAGCAACGCTATGCATCATGGACTCGGCTTGGCCATTGTAGCTGCGATAGCTCGAATGCATGGAGGGCAGACCTATGCGAGTTCCGACCATATCTCGACAACTATTGGTTTCAGCATAGACGGAAGCAGATCGATGGATGCCTAG
- a CDS encoding heavy metal response regulator transcription factor, protein MKILIIDDERKLAETVRRSLTGNGYLADIALDGASGLQLAYEMQYDLIILDINLPDMEGFEVLQRIRQSDAVPVMMLTARTSLEDRVRGLEQGADDYLAKPFALSELQARVQALRRRGSGNESRRGPNVLRVADLELDLLRRRVVRGNARIDLTAKEFNLLTILMRRQGEVVSRLVLAEHVWDMNFNSNTNVVEVAVRRLRSKIDDPFDAKLLHTIRGMGYLIEYRPD, encoded by the coding sequence ATGAAGATACTTATTATCGATGACGAGAGGAAGCTGGCAGAGACTGTCAGGCGTAGCCTGACAGGGAACGGCTACCTCGCTGATATAGCATTGGACGGCGCAAGCGGATTACAGCTTGCATATGAAATGCAGTACGACTTGATTATTTTGGACATTAATCTCCCCGACATGGAAGGATTTGAGGTCCTGCAACGAATCCGGCAAAGTGATGCTGTCCCAGTCATGATGCTAACCGCACGAACGAGCTTGGAAGATCGAGTCAGGGGCTTAGAACAAGGTGCAGACGATTACCTCGCGAAACCATTTGCTCTTTCTGAATTGCAGGCAAGGGTTCAGGCTCTTCGCCGCCGTGGAAGCGGCAACGAGAGCAGACGGGGACCGAACGTGCTTCGCGTCGCAGATTTGGAACTTGATTTACTGAGGCGCCGCGTCGTGCGTGGCAACGCACGCATCGACTTGACCGCCAAGGAATTCAATTTGCTGACGATTCTTATGCGCCGTCAAGGCGAAGTTGTCTCACGCTTGGTATTGGCCGAGCACGTATGGGATATGAACTTCAATAGCAATACAAACGTCGTGGAAGTAGCGGTCCGTCGACTGCGCTCTAAGATTGATGACCCATTCGATGCGAAGTTGCTGCACACGATTCGTGGAATGGGCTATTTGATCGAGTACCGGCCCGATTGA
- a CDS encoding VirB3 family type IV secretion system protein, translated as MTAMANLPEGFEAPLHRALTEPILLGGAPRTVAIANGTLAAAIGLGLQLWLPGLACWFVGHMLAVWGARADVQFMQVFTRHVKHPTLLDV; from the coding sequence ATGACTGCAATGGCCAATCTACCCGAAGGCTTCGAAGCGCCGTTGCACCGGGCGTTGACCGAGCCGATTTTGCTGGGCGGTGCGCCGCGTACGGTGGCGATCGCCAACGGTACGCTGGCCGCCGCTATCGGTCTGGGCCTGCAACTGTGGTTGCCCGGCCTGGCCTGCTGGTTCGTCGGCCATATGCTGGCGGTGTGGGGCGCGCGCGCGGACGTGCAATTCATGCAGGTCTTCACACGCCATGTGAAGCATCCGACGCTCTTGGACGTATAG